In Ciconia boyciana chromosome 14, ASM3463844v1, whole genome shotgun sequence, the genomic stretch aaatttttccttttccctgagcTTTCCAGCGGGTATCCATCGAGGCCCTGATCATTTCCCATTAGAAATTCAGGTTGGATCAGCACCCCATCCCCCCATGCAGCGAGCCAATTTGGCCTCTCTTCAAAGCTCCCGTGACAttttgaggaggaaggagggctttttctgtaatgctttttctgtaggaaaaagctgctgcaagCGACCTTGCCGCTCCTAAAGGAAAAGGCCAGAAACTCAAAAGGAGAGGCAAACGCCTTCTCTGCCTTGCTTTGCAATGGGAAGACAGAACAAGGGCCGGTAAGGCAGCTGGGACCGATCCTCCCTGCCTACCTGCCCTCACCCAGCACGGCGGGTCGCCCAGCATGGTGGGTCACCCAGCATGGTGGGTCACCCAGCACGGTGGGTCACCCTGTGTGGTGCATCACCCGGCACGGTGGGTCACCCCGCACGCCGCCCCACGTGATGGGGTTGATATCTGAGATGGCAGTAGCGCCTGTTAAAGGAACCGGAGCAGAGTTACAGAGACTATTTTTTTCACGCTGTAATTTAACTCCACGGAGTAATCTAACCTGGAGGGAGCCATGACTCGAGGCTTGCCGAGCATCCTTGACCTCACAGCTGTGTTTTCTCCGCAGCGCTTTGCAGGCATATAGAGATGCAATGGAGGTAGAGTCCAGCACATACACCGACTTTATTTCCTGTGATCGGGCTGGTCGGAGGAACGCTGTCCACGACATCCAACATGATGCAACCACCATCAGCATGCGCAAGCTGACCGAGGACCTCGGTGACCTCGCCGTTGAAGGAGCAggtgagctgctgcaggcaccagCAAGCCCAGCTCCTGGCACCCAGGCTGGAAGGGCAAGGCATGAAATGGCAGCGCAGCTGACCGGTGCTGGCTCTGGGAGCATCACACAGGTGCTCAGGAGGAACATCCCACGCCTCGCTGCAGTCAGTGCCTTCATGCTCGGTGGGTACTCAGCGAGTGGGAGATTGCCTGAGCCGAGGGGCTCTTGCAACCAACGAGATGGTCGCAGGGTTCCCGGCACCCGAGTGCTGCACGCTCTAGGCAAGGCCCTTTGCTCGGCTGGTTTGTAGAGGCACCGGTGCTCAAAGAGGACACGGCCTGACCAACAGCCTTCCCAGGGCAAATTGCACATCAGCTATATCTTAGGCTTTGTAAAAATCAAGTGTGGGATGGGttgtggtttgctttttctttgttggttgttttatttaaaaaaaaaaatcagccttcaAATAGttccacagtattttaaataacaacagaaaTCATTTTAACCACCACCAGCCATCTCCAAATCTCCCCCCGTAGCCCTAACACGGCAGCAGTACCACCCTGCTCAATACCTGCTGGCCAGCAGACTACAACCAGCATAAATCCTCCGTTCAGAGCCCACGCAACCCACAGTCTGATTTCACTAATACGCCACAAAACATACAGCACCACTGCAGGGGATAAACtcattttttgccctttctcttTTACTCCTCCAATCTACAATCTGTAActccaaaaacactttaaaacacATTACCCCAACATGTCCATACTAGCACATGTCCATCCACCCGTCCATAATAAGCACAAATTAGAGCTCTTCTAACAGAGCAACTCAGGTAGCGgccaggctgtggggcagaCATTCCTGGAGCACTTGCAAGTTGCCGTTACAGGTTGGACAAGGAGAGCACGTCCCTGCCCCGaggctccctcccagcctcacCAGATGTGTTGAGAGTGTTTGTACTCCAGGAACGTGAAGGGAGAACCCAATACTTTTAAGCCACAGGAGGCTTTAAATCTGGCCACAGGAGGGTAGCGATAGATCTTCAGGTGGCAATGTGAATAAAACCGGCTATAGCGATTACTGATGGCTTGTGCCCTCTGCAGAGTGTAACTGTGCTTTCTTCCCAATGCTCCCTTCTGCAGGAAGCCAAAGAGATGCCACTTCTTCTGAGAACGACCCTGAAGCAAGGCCAAAGGGGCAAGAAAACAGCTCCTCCCCATGACAGTGTACAGGGGGTGggatgggcaggaggagggccTTGCTGTGAACATTAAACAAGAATTTGCTATTGAATCTGCGGACAAAAGCCAACCTGGAACAGCAAGTTGTCTGTCAAATGCCTCTGCTGCAACCGTTTTTGTTTAGAGAGCCACAAGATGCTGTGCAAGGACTGGCACCTCCAAAAGACTTCTGCTTCCATCCCTAACGATTTAGAGCAACACTGCCGTGATTGTAGTGATACGAGCCAGTCTCAAGATGCCTTAGCTGCAATTTTCCcctaggggaaaaaacaatttcagtaaTAATAGACACATCAGACTTTCCTGTCCAAGGTACCTTCCTCCTTTGCAAATTTAGactattatttattctttttccatagATTAGAAATTTAGATTAT encodes the following:
- the PKIG gene encoding cAMP-dependent protein kinase inhibitor gamma, translated to MEVESSTYTDFISCDRAGRRNAVHDIQHDATTISMRKLTEDLGDLAVEGAGSQRDATSSENDPEARPKGQENSSSP